GCAATCATTCCAGGAGGAGCAGACCATGATCCCGCCGACAATTCCACCCACCGCCGTCCCGGCCGCCGCCGAACAGTCCGTGAAGGTGCTGAACGGCCTGATCGAGAAGACCCTGGACAGCGCGCTCGGCTACAAGGATGCCGCCGAGGAGGCGACCAACGACAGCTTCAAGACGCTGTTCTCCACCCGTGCGCGCCAGCGCCGCCAGCTGACCACCGCCCTGCAGGCCGAAGTCATCAGCCTGGGCGGCCAGCCGGAAACCGATGGCACGGTGCTGGGTGCGGCCCGTCGCATGTTCGTCAACCTCAAGAACGCCGTCACCGGCAACGACCAGAGCGTGGTCTCGGCGGTCGAGGCGGGCGAGGACGACATCAAGTCCAGCTTTGAGCAGGCCTTGCAGGGCGACCTGCCCATGCCGGCCCGTGAGGTGGTGGCCACCTGTTATGACAGCATCAAGGCCGACCACGACCAGATGAGCACGCTGAAGCACGCGCTGGAACGTCGTTAAGACGGGTCAGGGCCGCTTCAGGCTGAGGGGTGCGCCGGGGATAAGCCCTTGTGTGGGATTGTCCCCGGCGCCACCATTCCAACAGGAACCGCCGCCGCTTAATCCAAAGACGGCCCCCTTATTTGAGAAGGAGAAGGACGATGAAGAGCGAAACCGTCGATGCCGCCACCACCGCCGCCCGCAAGGTGGGACAGGCCGCGCGTGAAGACGCTGACACGCTGACCACGCATCTGAAGGCCGAAGCCAACGACATCTACAAGGTCCTGGCGGCCAAGGGCGAAGCCGCGGCCAAGGCCGTGGGCACGCAGGTGGAGGCGCAGCCCATCACCAGCCTGCTGCTGGCCTTCTCCGCCGGTTTCATCGCCAGCCGGCTGCTGTCGCGCTGATTGGGGTATGCGTTTGGTTTTGGGGCCTAGCGTACAAGTGATCGCAATGGGGGATTGGTGATGGAAGGCTGGACCAAGCTGGCCGTGATGGCCTTGTCGCAACTGGGGGTCATCCCCTTCGGTCCGGTGCAGCGATCCTCACCAGCCCCTCTGCTGGACGGCCTGCTGGGTGCGGCGGTGGCCTGCGTGCTGGCGCTGCTGGCGGTATTGGCCGCCGTCGGCTGCCTGTGCGCCGGCCTTTGGGCCCATCTGCTGCCGCAGGTGGGGCCCGTCTGGACGCCCGTCCTGGTGGCGGTCGCCCTGTTGGTCCTGTGTCTGGTGCTGCTGCTGGTTGCCCGTTCGCTGATCAAGCGGCGCGAGCCGCCCCCTGCGCCGCCGTCGGCCCTGCCGGCACTGGATCCGGAAGTGCTGCTGGCCGAGGTGCAGACCCTGGTGGCCAAGCACAAGGTGCCGGCCCTGCTGGCCGCCATCATCGCCGGCATGGTTGTGGGAACCACCGGCACGCACACGGGTTCCAAGAAGTAGGACGCCTTCCCACCAACGCATCCGACCCGGCATTGCCGGTCGTGAAGAGGAGGATCACAGAATGTCGACCAAACTTCGCGCGCTTGTGCTGTTGTCCATGCTGGGCATGGGGGCGCTGGTCAGCGCCTGCCACACCACCGAGGGCGCCGGCGAGGATATCTCCGCCAGCGGCCACGCCATTTCCAAGGAAGCGCGCAAGGACACGCCGTAAGGCGCAGCTTGATCGCCGAAACGAAAACGCCCGCCGGTGTCTCGCCGGCGGGCGTTTTCATATGTGGGATTTCGTGCCCGTGCGTCAGCGGTAGCGGCGCACCGCTTCCAGGGTCAGGCCCAGGCCGACGGAGCCGAACTTGTCGCCCTCCACCGGGCGGGCATCGGGCAGTTCCGCCAG
The DNA window shown above is from Azospirillaceae bacterium and carries:
- a CDS encoding PA2169 family four-helix-bundle protein, producing the protein MIPPTIPPTAVPAAAEQSVKVLNGLIEKTLDSALGYKDAAEEATNDSFKTLFSTRARQRRQLTTALQAEVISLGGQPETDGTVLGAARRMFVNLKNAVTGNDQSVVSAVEAGEDDIKSSFEQALQGDLPMPAREVVATCYDSIKADHDQMSTLKHALERR
- a CDS encoding entericidin A/B family lipoprotein: MSTKLRALVLLSMLGMGALVSACHTTEGAGEDISASGHAISKEARKDTP